GCCGATGACACGCTCGCGCGGGAAGCCGGTCGTCTCCTTGCACACGTACGCCATCACGTCCAGCGGATTGCTGATCATGATGACGATCGCGTCGGGCGAGTGACGCTTGATGTTCTCGCTCACCTCGCGGACGATCTTCGCGTTCGTGTTGAGCAGGTCGTCGCGGCTCATGCCCGGCTTGCGCGCGATGCCCGCCGTCACGATGACGATCTGCGAGCCGGCCGTGTCCGCGTAATTGTTGGTGCCGATGACACGCGTGTCGAAGCCCTCGATCGGCGCCGACTCCCACTGGTCCAGCCCCTTGCCCTGCGGCACCCCCTCGAGGATGTCGATCAGGACCACCTGACGCGCCAGCTCCTTCAGCGCGACACCCTGGGCAGCGGTCGCGCCGACGTGGCCGGCACCGACCACCGTGATCTTGTCTACCATGTTCCGAACCCGATGTATGTGAACCGGCAAGCGCCGGGAACAGACTGCGGCAAACTAGGAAGGTGTCATGCCGTGGTCAAACGGGGATCAGCCGCCGACCTGCGAGAGTGCCTGGAGCCCGCCGGAGCCGGCGGCGCTCCCCTGCACCAGCCAGTGGCGCTCGGGTTTGATGGCGAGGGTATGCTCGATGAGGGGGCGCAGCGGTTCGCCGCGACGGAGCGGGTCGCGAAGATCCGTCTCGATGTCGCCGAACAGGCACGGGCGCAGCCGTCCGTTCGCGGTGAGGCGCATGCGGTTGCAGCGATCGCAGTAGTTGTGACTCATCGGCGTGATCACGCCGACCGTTCCGGGCGCACCGGCAAAGCGGAAGTACGTGGCTGGTCCGCTGCCATCGGGTCCTGCCACGGGATCGAGGGCGCCAATGCGCCGCACGCGATCCAGCATCTCCCACGCGGGGATGTACTCGCGCTCCGAGACATCCAGGTTCGCGCCGACCGGCATCACCTCGATGAAGCGGATGTGCCACGGCCGTTCGAGCGTGATGCGCGCGAAGTCCTCGATCTCGTCGTCATTGCGTCCGCGCATCACGACGACGTTCACCTTGATCGGCTCGTACCCGGCACGCTCGGCGGCAGCGAGCCCGGCGAAGATGCGCCCGTGTGCGCCGGGCCGGCGGGCGATCGCATCCACGCGCTCGGGGCGCAACGAGTCCAGCGAGACGTTGATGCGACGCACGCCCGCATCGCGCAGTGCGAGCGCCTGCTCCTCGAGCAGCACGCCGTTGGTCGACAGGGAGAGATCCTGGATGCCGGGCGTCGCAGCAATCTGGCGCGCCAGCGTGTGCAGGTCGCGGCGCACGAGCGGCTCGCCACCGGTCAGGCGCACACGACGCAGCCCCATCGCGGCCATCTCGCCCACGATCTGTGCGATCTCCTCGTAGCTGAGGATCTCCGAGCGACCGAGCCAGGCCAGCCCCTCCAGCGGCATGCA
This genomic interval from Longimicrobiales bacterium contains the following:
- the moaA gene encoding GTP 3',8-cyclase MoaA, which encodes MTDARALPVVDAEQGAAMRDGFGRRIEYLRISVTDKCNLRCVYCMPLEGLAWLGRSEILSYEEIAQIVGEMAAMGLRRVRLTGGEPLVRRDLHTLARQIAATPGIQDLSLSTNGVLLEEQALALRDAGVRRINVSLDSLRPERVDAIARRPGAHGRIFAGLAAAERAGYEPIKVNVVVMRGRNDDEIEDFARITLERPWHIRFIEVMPVGANLDVSEREYIPAWEMLDRVRRIGALDPVAGPDGSGPATYFRFAGAPGTVGVITPMSHNYCDRCNRMRLTANGRLRPCLFGDIETDLRDPLRRGEPLRPLIEHTLAIKPERHWLVQGSAAGSGGLQALSQVGG